From one Pseudanabaena sp. BC1403 genomic stretch:
- a CDS encoding helix-turn-helix transcriptional regulator: MSQKSVSPIAGLMALRGITQKDIAEALEVSEQTVSNWMTGRTIAKLTFGDWRKLAKVLDCELENLPDSLSPIEIEKSRNQS; the protein is encoded by the coding sequence ATGAGTCAAAAATCAGTTTCACCAATAGCAGGACTTATGGCATTAAGGGGCATTACGCAAAAAGATATTGCTGAAGCTCTTGAAGTATCAGAGCAAACAGTAAGTAATTGGATGACTGGTAGGACTATCGCTAAATTAACTTTCGGAGATTGGAGAAAGCTTGCAAAAGTACTTGATTGTGAATTAGAAAATTTACCTGATTCACTTTCCCCAATTGAAATTGAAAAGTCACGAAACCAAAGCTAA